DNA sequence from the Xenopus tropicalis strain Nigerian chromosome 4, UCB_Xtro_10.0, whole genome shotgun sequence genome:
GGGCTCTATAAAGATCTGAATCACTGCTCCTGCTCATCCTCCTTTGCGCCAGCAGCACTTCATGAGTCTGGGACAGCAGTGACAATCCGTTCAGTGCCCGGCCGCCTACCCCTCAGAATGAAGGCATTGTTAGTGCAGAACACATGCTAGTGTAGTCACTACACCCACATTGCGATGAGCCAAAAGCCACTGGGCACGGCCCATATTCTGGTTACAGGATATTGTCACTGGAAATGGGTTTGTGGATGTAAAAAGGCCTTGTTAGTAATGTATAACTGCTGCACATTAGTTCATCTGGCGCGTATCAGTCACGAGCTGTAGATGCTAAAGGAGATGCTGCATATTCAGAGCAACGTGTTTGCCTTGACCTAAGGCCAAAGTAAACGAAAATGATAAATCTACTTGAGCAATCTCACGAGGCAGAAGGTCAACCATCATTTATTAAGCAGACATTAAAATTcagttacatttataaatgaaGAGGCAGTGGGTCTAATTGACGCTAAAGGCACTTATCTGAGCCAATACCCTTGTCCAAAGCAACAAAtctaatgtttgctttcattttctaattgggtAGCAAAGTGATAAGATAACTGGTTGCTACCCGGAGCTTGCGCAATTTAGCACCAAATTATTCATTGATTATTAAatggggggttcacctttaagttaccgtTTAGTATGTACAAAAGccaattcttagcagcttttcaatcgtccttcattttttaaattgtatagtttttgaattatttgcctttccagctttcaaatgggggtcattgatcccggcagccaaaaactgttgctgggttaggctacaatttcatttttatcataactttttattccttatctttctatttagacccatTAACCTATATTcgcattccagtctctcatttaaagagaggttgctagggtaatttggaccctgttgaaactccaaactggagagctgaacaaCCCCCTTAACTTCCATACCTAAGCATATACCCAATAAAGAAGTCAAATAAGCCGAGTGTTGTTTCTCCATCTAAGTCATTTTTGTGAGAGTAGGCCCTGGAAGTCAGGTTCAATGGGGGCCCTAGGAGTCTGACACTACTACCACACCCCTTCTGCCCTCTACCACACAGTACTACAGGATCTTGAAGTGGGCCCATCTTGAAAAATTCCCAttagccctttcttatttccaccattaGCCTATGTTACCTATATACTACATAGCACTATCTCCATCGATATTTGAGAGTAGGTCTTGGAGATCAGGTTCAATGGTGGTCCCTAGGAGTCTGTCACTGATATCACTCCCCATTTGCCCTCCACCACACAGTACTACAGGATCTTGAAGTGGACCCCTATCTTGAGAAATTCCAATTAGCCCTTTCTAATTTCTACCATTAGCCTATGTTACCTATATACTACATAGCACATATCTCCATCGATATCTGAGAGTAGGTTCTGGAGATCAGGTTCAATGGTGGTCCCTAGGAGTCTGACACTGCTACCACTCCCCTTTTGTCCTTTACCACATTCTGTCGTTCAATTATTGTTATATTTCTTAGGAACATATGGCTTGTGTATCTACCAAATATATCCAGATGGGTGGAATATTTTCCTCCTGATATAGCACATATATTTTTTGCTATGAAAATTGTAGGTCCCTCCTACATTACTAGCGGTATAGGCAAGGTTGGACtgtcaatctgtgggttctggcaaatgcaagaggggctgctgtaagatgccatagacagtcactgtttattgggttggtggggggctctGGGCCCtttttgtatttgaaatgccatgggcttattttgttgttattatattgtattatattgtagtCCGGACTTGGGTATAAGCCTGGatctttaaaaaaagaatcaGACTGCTGAATGTGGTTCTATATAAAGAAATCCACGGTGGCGTGAGTGCTCTTACCTTCTCACATTCCACGACAATGTTCATGAAAGTAGAAAGCTGAATGTGTTACAACAGCTACACTGGGGTTGCCTGGTAACACGTCCCATAACGATGTCACAATGCTTTCGCAGAATAAAGGAAACGCTCATTAAAAATTAAATCTCTATACTCTGACATGTAGCTTTGGCTCTGGGGAGCTCCTAGGTTATCTCTTCCTGGTTATAAATCCAATAATAAACATTCCAGGCCCGATTCACTCTCCTCCAGAAAGCAATAACAGAATAGGAGCAATCTGCGTGATAATGTAATGCATTGTTTGCACTAATTACTAGTACAAGAGGTTTATCTCAATAAACCAAATGTTTCATTCTGTGCAGCGTGATAGTAAAGTAAATATGGAATAATGGATTAAAGATGTGCCTTAAAAGGGTCTATAATAGCATGTCTTTAGAGAATAACACATATTATTTCCTCACTACACATCTTTATTAATGGCTGGCTTTATGAGCTATTCCAGGGCCCATTCTGAGATGAAAAGACCGAGGATAATTATGCATACTATTTAACCACAGAAAGAAACATtatcttttatttcaataaaaactttttttttttgtattcagttcATATAAACCAATTCAAATTGGCAGAGactacattttcatttctttctaATAAAGCCACGTTTATGTCTCTTCTATAAAGAGCAGCAGTTCCGACATGCTTTATGGCCACAAATCTCGCTGCCTTTATGGCGTCTGTCATGGAGGTTACAGATTCCATATAGAATCCAATTATTTACAGAATAGtgatgagagatttttttttcggcaggcatggattggtAGCGAATGATAATTTGCCATGGGATAATTCGTTGCGcatccaaaaaagttgcagttgtgtcaaattgggcccaGTCTTGtcacaaaaaagacgcgggcgacaaaaaaaacacacaagctacaaaaaagttgtgcacgaaatgcgtttcgctgatttttcactgtttcactcatcactagtccttaATTGTGGACTTGTTGAGATGATCTGCAAATCAAAGGAGATGCAAAGGTTAACACAAAAGTAGTCTTGAAAGCATCATGTTTTGGGCCATAATGTTACCCAActgcatgtttttgttttaatgataCCTATAACTTTTCAAAAACCACCACAGCTGTTTGTCAGTAAAGACCCGGGCCTCTTGAAGGTGCCCCCAGTCGCTCCCTAtcctcttttctgctgattcacagcactTGGCACACAGATGGCTGAACCCCTACTGGTATAATCCTTAACAGGATGATTATGGGAAAATAAGGACTGCAAGGTGAAGCTATCTCCCTCATATACTAGAAAGTCGCCTTGATTGTGAAGACTTGTGGTAGAGTATTCATTAAATGAAGAGTGGGTAAAAGCTCTGCTTCTGAAACCCAATCTTGTCTTAGCAAAGATGACAATGTGACAATATATCCAACCAATGGCCCAGGGCCCGGATAGGTTATGATATAATCTTATGTCAACCTCGCAAGATGGGTCATTCTTCTTCATATCTAGATCAAGTTTTGAAGACTTTGGCTTAATTTCCTTAAGTCTTGGAGTGCAGGTTTTTAAGTAAAGCCTTCAGAGAAGCTATTATAAACCAAGCAAGGGACATACAAGTACAGATCTATATTCTCTTATTTCCTTCAGACAAAAGACCCTTAAATTTACTGATGGCTCACTTTCTGTGTTGATTACTGGTaggaaatgtttgttttgttgttGGTTTTCCATTGTTGCCGGTGGCATGAATGAAGATGTAGAGGCTACTGAAAGAATGGATGGGTTGACTAAATCATTTGAGAACATAggagtacattttttttctcaggaTGACATGTGCTCAGTGAGTTAACTGGACTTTGTAGATGGGGCAAATTATTTGTATTAACTACTTAAACTAGCACTTAAAGAggaggttcaccttcaagttaacttttaatatgtcatagaatggtcagttctagacaacttttcaattggtttttgaattatttgccttcttcttctaagtCTTTGCAGTTTtgaaatggggggtcactgaccccggcaaccaaaaaactattttttttctattcaggccctctcctaatcatataacagtctttcatccaaaccactccctggtttctaaagcaacttggaccctagcaaccagatagcagctgaatgtccaaagtggagagctcctgaatgtgaatgaaataactaaaaaaaactacaaataatacaaaaataaagaccaatttcaaagtgtcttagaatatcactctctatatcatactaaaagttgacttgaaggtgaacaacccctttaatggtgaTTTTAAGTTCTGGAAGGTTAAAGTCCCATCACCGCATTGctgtcattttttttccatgtatgCTATGCCTAGAGATTAAGGTTAAGTAGATATCTAGCACTTAATGAGGCTGGTCAGATGTTCCTAATtcctgtttttctgtttttttatacagTTCCATCAGGTGAGAAGAGTGATGACCATCCTTTTCCTTACTATGGTTATTTCATACTTCAGTTGCATGAAAGCTGCCCCCATGAAAGAAGCCAGTGTCAGAGGACAAAGTGGCCTGGCCTATCCGGGTCTTCGGACCCATGGTACTCTTGAGAGCATAGGTGGTCTCGGTGTCTCAAGAGGAGGAGGACTTCCTTCACTGACAGATACTTTTGAGCATGTCATAGAAGAACTCATGGAAGAGGAACAAAGCATACGACAGAGCGAGGAAAGCAAGGACTCTGACTTGTATTCATCTAGAGTTATGCTAAGCAGTCAAGTACCTTTGGAGCCACCACTGCTTTTCCTACTTGAGGAGTACAAAAACTACTTGGATGCTGCAAACATGTCCATGAGGGTCCGGCGCCACTCGGACCCAGCCAGGCGCGGAGAGCTGAGCGTGTGTGACAGTATTAGCGAATGGGTTACAGCAGCAAACAAGAAAACTGCAGTGGACATGTCGGGGCAAACGGTTACTGTCCTCGAAAAAGTCCCCGTATCCAAAGGCCAACTGAAGCAATATTTCTACGAGACCAAATGTAACCCTATGGGTTACATGAAAGAAGGCTGCAGAGGCATAGACAAAAGGTACTGGAACTCTCAGTGCCGAACTACTCAGTCTTACGTGCGGGCTTTCACCATGgatagcaaaaaaaaagttggttggCGCTTTATAAGAATAGACACTTCTTGTGTATGTACACTGACCATTAAAAGGGGAAGATAGTGAATTTATCTTGTATAGATTATATTGAGAAGAAAATatctatttgtatatatacataacagGGTAAATTATTccgtaagaaaaagaaaattaattttatggactgcatgtataaaaaaaaaaaagaagtttataCAGTAAAGTGGTTCTACAATCTATTTATTGAACATATCCATAACATAAAGAAACCAGAGTCATCTGTGCACAATGTAACCTGTTTCATGCTGAAGCATCTGGGAACCTATTGCCGTGCAATGCTTTCCTGGTTTCTCCAGCCCGTTATGggttaaagggaatatatacgcTCTATAGATATAACTAGAGTTTATCTTTCATTTCTTTTCCTTCACACGAACAGTAAGCTATGATAATGCATCTTATTGGGTGTAGAGAAGACTTTTTCTCTAGCACATAGCCGCCATTTTGTTTATCTCAACTGAGGTATCTCCATAGATTTAAACAGAACGGTGTttctgccataaggcaaggtgaCTACCTCTTCTGAGGTGGTGGAATAGTACTGCACAggtaactttaaaggagacatattggataaatggaaaaaaaccctaattttgtaggcaattaggaataatatatggtgctggtttcactttgggctaaaattgaatactgtctgcaaaaatggcccctgtattggagctccctattgatcgtctctctgtctgtgtttcaaaggaagggtgggtgtgtcctaacggtctgtCAGAAGCatagcaggagggggatagccaatcacagccatgcagtcatacaaacaaagacttcagttccctatcaggtcagcctagctgctgattggttcctatcctacagtgcagtgtactgagagccactggcccccctgcacattcagagaatttagccagcaggaagtggaacagatgggcgggactagtagggttttgggggaatttctcaataaatcagtaagaaacacaattttttaagcacaatccttctgtatctagaggagtataattcattggtacatttctaatttttatatgatatgtctcctttaagagttgGATGTCTTCTTCTAGACGGGGACATTCTCTGAAAGTCTATGGAGGATCCCTCAGTCTACACATCCCAGCTATAGGGtttcaaatataaatatgcagaaaGGGAGCGATGGCTGCATACAGtgggccagggccggaactaggggtaggcagaagaggcagctgcctagggtgcaacgattgaggggcgccaggcaggagcctctcctgcctacccctagtgctactttgtcattgcctccgccgcttgtcattagcgacggaggcaatgaccgatctaatcaaaccgcccccccctgcacctcctcctctgctttggcgcgcatgcgccgttcgggggagGTGGGAGggttggccgaccaggttgcctagggcgcccggtcgtcCTGGCCCGCCCCTGCAGTGGGCCCTGGTATCATTCTCGACTCTCTaaatggagaaaaagaaaatgaaagataAACCAACAGGGTATATTCTCCCTTTAAGACTAAAGCCTGCGTTATGTTCCTCAATAACATTGTGGTTTGTTGCTGTTGCCAAGAATTGAAAAGCAtaaaaaggtaaaaaccaagaaTTGCATGCTGCTTCAGTTGTGAATTGACAATATGTCTTCTCTTCAGACACAATTTGAACCAAAACATTCCGTTTACATTTCACACAGTATCCTTTCCCGTCGGTATTATATCTGTTTACTGCTTTTAAACTTCTGATCGCGTTGGAATTAAACAAATGTCAAGGTGCTGTTACAGCTTTCactgttttaatttaattttttacttttattgttttttgtcttttttttttttttttttttaattcctgaaaaAAGTTGCAACGAGCTTGTCATGAATACATGTgttctggttaaaaaaaacaaaaaaaaaaa
Encoded proteins:
- the bdnf gene encoding brain-derived neurotrophic factor isoform X1; translated protein: MFHQVRRVMTILFLTMVISYFSCMKAAPMKEASVRGQSGLAYPGLRTHGTLESIGGLGVSRGGGLPSLTDTFEHVIEELMEEEQSIRQSEESKDSDLYSSRVMLSSQVPLEPPLLFLLEEYKNYLDAANMSMRVRRHSDPARRGELSVCDSISEWVTAANKKTAVDMSGQTVTVLEKVPVSKGQLKQYFYETKCNPMGYMKEGCRGIDKRYWNSQCRTTQSYVRAFTMDSKKKVGWRFIRIDTSCVCTLTIKRGR
- the bdnf gene encoding brain-derived neurotrophic factor isoform X2; its protein translation is MTILFLTMVISYFSCMKAAPMKEASVRGQSGLAYPGLRTHGTLESIGGLGVSRGGGLPSLTDTFEHVIEELMEEEQSIRQSEESKDSDLYSSRVMLSSQVPLEPPLLFLLEEYKNYLDAANMSMRVRRHSDPARRGELSVCDSISEWVTAANKKTAVDMSGQTVTVLEKVPVSKGQLKQYFYETKCNPMGYMKEGCRGIDKRYWNSQCRTTQSYVRAFTMDSKKKVGWRFIRIDTSCVCTLTIKRGR